Proteins from a genomic interval of Clostridium scatologenes:
- a CDS encoding XRE family transcriptional regulator — translation MSRVGEKIKNIRNSIGMTQKQLGKKLGVNESFVNEVENGRKIINQNLIDRISKVLGKDINDITMSFEEQVFEEEKDKKYSAAPKKEAVKDVWNEAFGSVLKNIPIYGYDLQKAVSFKQLPLINNKVEGYSQDKVFYLQIEDDDMLGFRIAKGDLAFAYSTHEIENNSICLIEHGSKRVIRQIKRLDNNKVLLISNKGSFRTETAEIKEINIIAKLNRVEIKL, via the coding sequence ATGAGTAGAGTAGGCGAAAAAATAAAGAATATAAGAAATAGTATTGGAATGACCCAAAAACAACTAGGCAAAAAGTTAGGGGTAAATGAGAGCTTTGTTAATGAAGTTGAGAATGGTAGAAAAATTATAAATCAAAATTTGATAGATAGAATTTCCAAAGTATTAGGAAAAGATATAAATGATATTACTATGTCTTTTGAGGAACAGGTATTTGAAGAAGAAAAAGATAAAAAGTATTCTGCAGCACCTAAGAAAGAAGCTGTAAAAGATGTTTGGAATGAAGCATTTGGATCAGTGTTAAAAAATATACCTATTTATGGGTACGACTTACAAAAAGCTGTATCCTTCAAACAATTACCTTTAATAAATAATAAAGTAGAAGGATATTCTCAAGATAAAGTGTTCTATTTGCAAATAGAAGATGATGATATGTTAGGATTTAGAATAGCAAAAGGAGACTTAGCTTTTGCATATAGTACACATGAAATTGAAAACAATAGTATATGTTTAATAGAACATGGAAGCAAAAGAGTAATAAGACAAATAAAAAGGTTAGATAACAATAAAGTTCTACTTATCAGTAATAAAGGCAGCTTTAGAACTGAAACTGCAGAAATAAAAGAAATTAACATAATAGCTAAATTAAATAGAGTTGAAATAAAGCTTTAG